Proteins from one Choloepus didactylus isolate mChoDid1 chromosome 4, mChoDid1.pri, whole genome shotgun sequence genomic window:
- the LOC119530802 gene encoding GTPase KRas-like yields the protein MTEYKLVVVGAGGVGKSALTIQLIQNHFVDEYDPTIEDSYRKQVVIDGETCLLDILDTAGQEEYSAMRDQYMRSGEGFLCVFAINNTKSFEDIHHYREQIKRVKDSEDVPMVLVGNKCDLPSRTVDTKQAQDLARSYGIPFIETSAKTRQGVDDAFYTLVREIRKHKEKMSKDGKKKKKKSKTKCIIM from the coding sequence ATGACTGAATATAAACTTGTGGTAGTTGGAGCTGGTGGCGTAGGCAAGAGTGCCTTGACGATACAGCTAATTCAGAATCACTTTGTGGATGAATATGATCCTACGATAGAGGATTCCTACAGGAAACAAGTAGTAATTGATGGAGAAACCTGTCTCTTGGATATTCTCGACACTGCAGGTCAAGAGGAGTACAGTGCAATGAGGGACCAGTACATGAGGAGTGGGGAGGGCTTTCTTTGTGTATTTGCCATAAATAATACTAAATCATTTGAAGATATTCACCATTATAGGGAACAAATAAAAAGAGTTAAAGATTCTGAAGATGTACCCATGGTCCTAGTAGGAAATAAATGTGATTTACCTTCTAGAACAGTAGACACGAAACAGGCTCAGGACTTAGCAAGAAGTTACGGAATTCCTTTCATTGAAACATCAGCAAAGACGAGACAGGGTGTTGACGATGCTTTCTATACATTAGTTCGAGAAATtcgaaaacacaaagaaaagatgAGCAAAGatggtaaaaagaagaaaaagaagtcaaagacAAAGTGTATAATTATGTAA